Proteins from one Dromiciops gliroides isolate mDroGli1 chromosome 6, mDroGli1.pri, whole genome shotgun sequence genomic window:
- the MRGPRG gene encoding mas-related G-protein coupled receptor member G, producing MLSFWNIVTGRTFYTIVFSLMVLVGLGGLVGNGLVLWLLGFRVKRNPFSVYVLHLAGADFLFLGCQTVFAILTFTRGHQQLYLVITFLWFTIGLGLMVALSLEQCLSVLFPKWSGCRPKHASACACALVWALSLPLVLVPSHACGLLTGGSSFLTCFRYQVANIICMFLLFSVLCVSNFILLVRVQCCSQNGQKPPFYGFILQMAPLFFFCGLPFLTYWALKNTISFIASFFSFFLSIAELLACVNSSTKPAIYFFNAKHRQELQRAWPRRGNRRLTEALEMRA from the coding sequence ATGTTGAGTTTCTGGAACATCGTCACTGGGAGAACCTTCTACACCATAGTCTTCTCCCTCATGGTGCTGGTTGGCCTGGGTGGGCTGGTGGGAAACGGTCTCGTGCTTTGGCTTCTGGGCTTCCGAGTGAAGAGGAACCCCTTCTCCGTCTACGTCCTCCACCTGGCCGGGGCCGACTTCCTCTTCCTGGGCTGCCAGACTGTGTTTGCCATCCTCACCTTCACCCGGGGCCACCAACAGCTCTACCTGGTGATCACGTTCCTCTGGTTCACCATTGGCCTGGGCCTGATGGTGGCCCTGAGCCTGGAGCAGTGCCTGTCGGTCCTCTTCCCCAAGTGGAGCGGCTGCCGCCCCAAGCATGCGTCAGCCTGTGCATGCGCTCTGGTGTGGGCGCTGTCCCTGCCGCTGGTTCTGGTGCCCAGCCATGCTTGTGGCCTGCTGACCGGCGGCAGCTCATTTTTGACGTGCTTTCGGTACCAAGTGGCAAACATCATCTGCAtgttcctcctcttctctgttctttgtGTGTCCAACTTTATCCTGCTAGTCCGGGTGCAATGCTGCTCCCAGAACGGCCAGAAGCCCCCATTCTACGGTTTTATCCTCCAGATGGCCCCCTTGTTCTTCTTCTGCGGCCTCCCCTTCCTCACCTACTGGGCCTTAAAGAACACCATCAGCTTCATCgcgtcctttttttcctttttcttgtccaTCGCGGAACTCCTGGCCTGTGTGAACAGCAGCACCAAGCCCGCCATCTACTTCTTCAATGCCAAGCACAGGCAGGAGCTCCAGAGGGCCTGGCCCAGGAGAGGGAATCGCAGACTCACAGAGGCCCTGGAGATGAGAGCCTGA